Proteins from one Triticum aestivum cultivar Chinese Spring chromosome 7A, IWGSC CS RefSeq v2.1, whole genome shotgun sequence genomic window:
- the LOC123149775 gene encoding probable galacturonosyltransferase 3, with product MAFPSLPPNPSSAAAWRRRSGLVALLLLLLFLSFQVVVHVPSVRSAVSRRLFSDHRHRAAREASPRSCPGCGDLQDVEDFNKTIAYTDQDGRIKLFKVTAREFASSSIWENPLLPRDSYPAAEIQETVEEQQLAAGSEANNVSTAAVSATQRPDPIKLKREVFRRRRKEQRIQELLQMDKEAELQLRNAATNSSRNFDNKVKVSYNIWRQEFHHTNTDSTVKLMIDQIIMAKVYATIARSQNEPDLYASLMKCIKESKAAIGDAHMDSELDSSALERAKAMGHVLSSARDVLYNSDEVSRRLRVMLQSAELNIDTAKKQNTFLVQHAAKTVPMPLHCLHMQLITDYHLRDGVIKEYFQAAALKDEEDKAKLEDRSLYHYAIFSDNVLAASVVVRSTVTNAKEPNKHVFHIVTDKLNFAAMKMWFISHSPRPATVHVENIDNFKWLNSSYCLVMRQLESARLKEFYFKAHDPSSLSDGTENLKYRNPKYLSMLNHLRFYMPEIHPKLDKILFLDDDVVVQKDLTPLWDVDLKGMVNGAVETCKESFHRFDTYLNFSHPKISENFDPRACGWAFGMNMFDLKEWKKRNITGIYHYWQNLNEDRKLWKLGTLPPGLITFYNLTHPLDHTWHVLGLGYDPAVDIAEIENAAVVHYNGNYKPWLDLAVSKYKAYWSKYVDVDSSHIRHCYASKQ from the exons ATGGCGTTCCCCTCCCTGCCCCCCAACccctcgtcggcggcggcgtggcggcggcgctccggcCTCGTCgcgctcctcctgctcctcctcttcctctccttccag GTCGTCGTCCACGTCCCCTCCGTCAGATCGGCGGTGTCGCGGCGGCTCTTCTCCGACCACCGCCACCGAGC CGCACGGGAGGCCAGTCCCCGGAGCTGCCCCGGGTGCGGCGATTTGCAG GATGTGGAGGATTTCAACAAGACCATCGCGTACACGGACCAGGATGGCCGGATCAAGCTGTTCAAGGTCACCGCCAGGGAGTTCGCGTCGTCCTCTATCTGGGAGAACCCTCTGCTGCCCAGAGATAGCTATCCGGCTGCTGAAATT CAAGAGACTGTAGAGGAGCAGCAACTGGCCGCTGGATCAGAAGCCAACAATGTTTCAACTGCAGCGGTTTCGGCAACCCAAAGACCCGATCCAATAAAGCTAAAGCGAGAG GTATTTCGACGTAGAAGAAAGGAGCAGCGGATTCAAGAGTTGCTTCAGATGGACAAGGAGGCCGAGCTCCAGCTGCGAAATGCGGCCACAAACAGCTCGAGGAACTTTGATAATAAAGTGAAAGTCAGTTACAATATCTGGAGGCAGGAGTTTCACCACACAAATACAGACTCCACGGTGAAGCTCATGATAGATCAGATAATAATGGCAAAGGTGTACGCCACCATTGCACGTTCCCAGAATGAGCCCGACTTGTATGCATCACTCATGAAGTGCATAAAAGAAAGCAAAGCAGCTATTGGAGATGCACATATGGACAGTGAACTGGATTCAAG CGCTTTAGAGAGAGCAAAAGCAATGGGGCATGTGTTGTCTTCAGCTAGAGATGTTCTGTACAACTCTGATGAAGTATCCAGAAGATTGCGTGTTATGCTGCAGTCCGCGGAACTTAATATCGACACTGCGAAAAAGCAAAACACATTCCTGGTTCAGCATGCTGCAAAGACGGTTCCCATGCCCTTGCACTGCCTACATATGCAGTTGATAACCGATTATCATCTCCGTGATGGTGTGATCAAGGAGTATTTTCAAGCTGCTGCTTTGAAGGACGAAGAAGATAAAGCAAAGCTCGAGGATCGGTCACTCTATCACTATGCTATATTTTCTGATAATGTCCTTGCAGCCTCAGTAGTTGTCAGATCAACCGTGACAAATGCCAAGGAGCCAAATAAGCATGTGTTCCACATCGTCACTGACAAGCTTAATTTTGCAGCTATGAAGATGTGGTTCATCAGTCATTCTCCCCGCCCTGCTACTGTCCACGTGGAGAACATTGACAATTTCAAGTGGCTCAATTCGTCTTATTGTTTGGTTATGCGGCAACTTGAGTCAGCTCGTCTCAAGGAATTCTACTTTAAAGCACATGACCCGTCATCACTCTCTGATGGGACTGAAAATCTGAAGTACAGGAACCCAAAATATTTGTCTATGCTCAACCATCTAAGGTTCTACATGCCAGAGATACATCCCAAGCTTGACAAGATACTGTTTctcgatgatgatgttgttgtgcAGAAGGACTTGACACCCCTCTGGGATGTTGATCTTAAAGGGATGGTAAATGGTGCTGTTGAAACCTGCAAAGAAAGTTTCCATCGCTTCGACACTTATCTCAACTTCTCACATCCTAAGATCTCTGAGAACTTTGATCCACGTGCTTGTGGTTGGGCTTTTGGAATGAACATGTTTGACCTGAAGGAGTGGAAGAAGCGAAACATCACTGGAATATACCATTATTGGCAAAATTTG AATGAGGATCGCAAGTTGTGGAAGCTGGGCACATTACCTCCAGGACTAATTACATTCTACAATTTGACACACCCATTGGATCACACTTGGCATGTCTTGGGCCTTGGCTATGATCCTGCTGTTGACATTGCTGAAATCGAGAATGCAGCGGTAGTTCACTATAATGGGAATTACAAGCCCTGGCTGGACCTTGCCGTTTCCAAGTACAAGGCCTACTGGTCCAAGTATGTCGATGTTGACAGCTCACACATTCGGCATTGCTACGCAAGCAAACAATGA